A stretch of the Arthrobacter sp. PAMC 25486 genome encodes the following:
- a CDS encoding LacI family DNA-binding transcriptional regulator produces MTRPTIKTVAAAAGVSTATVSYVLAGRTNGQGSGISSETSRRVHEAAHRLGYRANQAARAIRTGKSNLMLLSLTMLSDPWSLSVSRAVGAAVADAGITPMILADTDWRVAIPRQGADVIFIDDAGRPGDAELLAELARTNSLVVFSETLDPNGFDVIRSMSGSSLAAAMDHLTARHARVAFLAAASSVRTPAPARYKAYLDGLARAGQPLRPELIATFDGDEQNAYAAAVELLSSPEPPTAIFAISDYAAIAAIHAAQRLRLGVPDDLTVIGVGNTVQGETMVPSLSSAGPLGFFSGLADFLVERAHDPGAPPRVLEFPWQLLLRDSAPAHSGVRNTP; encoded by the coding sequence ATGACCCGACCGACCATAAAAACCGTGGCAGCCGCAGCCGGCGTATCGACTGCCACCGTGTCCTATGTCCTCGCAGGGCGAACCAACGGCCAGGGCTCAGGCATTTCCAGCGAGACCAGCCGCCGCGTCCATGAAGCCGCGCACCGGCTCGGCTACCGGGCCAACCAGGCTGCCAGGGCCATCCGGACCGGCAAATCCAATCTCATGCTGTTGTCGCTGACCATGCTTTCGGATCCATGGTCGCTGTCCGTTTCCCGGGCCGTGGGTGCTGCCGTGGCCGACGCCGGAATCACTCCCATGATCCTGGCAGACACCGACTGGCGTGTTGCCATTCCCCGCCAGGGCGCCGACGTCATCTTCATTGACGACGCCGGCCGGCCAGGTGATGCTGAACTGCTGGCCGAACTGGCCCGCACCAATTCCCTGGTGGTGTTCAGCGAAACCCTGGATCCCAACGGATTTGACGTGATCCGCTCCATGTCGGGCTCATCCCTGGCCGCAGCCATGGACCACCTGACGGCCCGCCACGCCAGAGTTGCATTCTTGGCGGCTGCCAGCAGCGTGCGGACACCTGCCCCGGCCCGTTACAAAGCGTATTTGGACGGACTTGCCCGGGCCGGCCAGCCCCTGCGCCCGGAACTCATTGCCACTTTTGACGGCGATGAACAGAACGCGTACGCGGCCGCCGTCGAACTGCTCAGCAGCCCGGAACCGCCCACGGCCATCTTCGCGATCTCCGACTATGCGGCCATTGCCGCCATCCACGCAGCCCAGCGACTGCGCCTGGGGGTGCCGGATGACCTGACTGTGATCGGCGTGGGCAACACGGTCCAGGGGGAGACCATGGTGCCTTCACTGTCCAGCGCCGGTCCCTTGGGATTCTTTTCCGGACTCGCCGACTTCCTGGTGGAGCGGGCACACGACCCCGGTGCCCCACCCCGTGTGCTTGAGTTCCCGTGGCAGCTGCTGCTGCGTGACTCGGCGCCGGCGCATTCCGGTGTGCGCAACACCCCCTAA
- a CDS encoding sugar ABC transporter substrate-binding protein, giving the protein MKRAVNEAGVSRRNFLGLAGVSVAAIALTGTLSACGGGDNAKSEGGAEASKKVVLPTYKEFTGVTPDLPGNAEGLEAGFLTMPKSVPSTTAKPLTGPISVLSETFEVMAPAMPDNPFWQRLNTALGGEFKMQIVEDIGDGYPAKFATILAGGDLPDLMWIPPNQGIPNVGPMLEAKFQDLSPYLSGDAVLDYPNLAALKPDSWRTAVVNGKIWGAPIPSTPFGQVMVGTSKTWDKVGGLNAKDADEFFEKAKELSNPGAKQYALEPAYINVLHMITEWLGAPNSWAVNDDRSLTHLYETDAYVAGLEYAAKLFAAGAFYPDVNVTNTKALIINGTLGAVVTAGPRDIRGYRTMDKDINTEILVPFGFDSTITPTYDMGYGTVGYTAFKKTDEKRIKEQLALINWLSAPFGTTEYLQKNFGSEGEDFTFDSQGNPIMTEAGQKNIPGVASALNIMSSPESVLYSPGFPDDVKYIHETEKKLLEFAWRNPTNGSYSDTNAKVGPKITKIVRDKTIDIITGRAKVSDHAEVLKRWKSEGGDKIRAEYEADLNPEAPVFKLQPAPKA; this is encoded by the coding sequence ATGAAACGAGCTGTCAACGAAGCCGGAGTTTCACGCCGGAACTTCCTGGGCCTGGCGGGCGTCTCCGTCGCCGCCATCGCCCTAACAGGAACACTGTCAGCCTGTGGTGGCGGTGACAATGCCAAGAGCGAAGGCGGTGCTGAGGCATCCAAGAAGGTTGTCCTGCCCACCTACAAGGAGTTCACGGGTGTGACTCCTGACCTGCCAGGCAATGCCGAAGGCCTCGAAGCAGGCTTCCTGACCATGCCCAAGTCAGTGCCCTCCACTACGGCAAAGCCGCTCACAGGCCCGATCAGCGTGCTGTCGGAAACCTTCGAGGTCATGGCGCCAGCCATGCCGGACAACCCCTTCTGGCAGCGCTTGAACACCGCCCTCGGTGGGGAGTTTAAGATGCAGATCGTCGAAGACATTGGAGATGGTTACCCGGCCAAGTTCGCCACGATCCTCGCCGGTGGTGATCTTCCTGACCTCATGTGGATCCCGCCGAACCAGGGCATCCCCAACGTCGGTCCCATGCTGGAAGCGAAATTCCAGGACCTGAGCCCGTACCTCTCCGGTGACGCAGTTCTTGACTACCCGAACCTGGCTGCACTCAAGCCTGACTCCTGGCGCACCGCCGTCGTCAACGGGAAAATCTGGGGTGCACCCATCCCCAGCACCCCGTTTGGCCAGGTCATGGTCGGAACGTCAAAGACCTGGGACAAGGTGGGTGGCCTGAACGCGAAGGACGCCGACGAGTTCTTCGAGAAGGCCAAGGAGCTGAGCAATCCAGGGGCGAAGCAGTACGCGTTGGAGCCGGCTTACATCAACGTCCTGCACATGATCACCGAATGGCTCGGTGCGCCCAACTCCTGGGCAGTCAACGACGACCGTTCCCTGACCCACCTCTACGAAACCGACGCCTACGTCGCAGGCCTGGAATACGCAGCAAAGCTCTTCGCAGCCGGCGCGTTCTACCCGGATGTCAATGTCACCAACACCAAGGCCTTGATCATCAACGGCACCTTGGGCGCCGTTGTTACGGCTGGGCCCCGCGACATCCGCGGCTACCGCACCATGGACAAGGACATCAATACGGAGATCCTGGTCCCGTTCGGCTTCGACAGCACGATCACCCCCACCTACGACATGGGCTACGGCACGGTTGGCTACACAGCGTTCAAGAAGACTGACGAGAAGCGGATCAAGGAACAGCTGGCCCTCATCAACTGGCTGTCGGCACCGTTTGGCACGACGGAGTACCTGCAGAAGAACTTCGGTTCCGAGGGCGAAGACTTCACCTTTGATTCTCAAGGCAACCCCATCATGACCGAAGCCGGCCAGAAGAACATTCCAGGTGTTGCCAGTGCACTGAACATCATGTCCAGCCCCGAATCCGTGCTCTACAGCCCCGGCTTCCCGGATGACGTCAAGTACATCCACGAAACAGAGAAGAAGCTGCTCGAGTTCGCCTGGCGCAACCCCACCAATGGCAGCTACTCCGACACCAACGCCAAGGTCGGCCCGAAGATCACCAAGATCGTCCGCGACAAGACCATCGACATCATCACGGGCCGCGCCAAGGTCTCCGATCACGCCGAGGTGCTCAAACGCTGGAAGTCCGAGGGTGGCGACAAGATCCGCGCCGAATACGAGGCAGACTTGAACCCGGAAGCACCCGTGTTCAAGCTGCAGCCTGCGCCCAAGGCGTAG